A single Planctomycetota bacterium DNA region contains:
- a CDS encoding PQQ-binding-like beta-propeller repeat protein: MKNLLWTLVLGAAALSGCASQSTSTQSTAAAPAKSDAKPTASAPTKAPMAKRAPVVGWLNWRGPQQNGTSLETNLPDKWEVGDKTTLWTLDLCGRGTPVVTGGRVYAWGYRGERENLQEVLACLDEQTGRTIWEKTFTDYLSDVVYDRYAIGAPTIDAETGNIYLLTTPGDLICFTPDGKQIWERAMMEDFGRLTFPNGRTGAPAIDGNLVIVNTISTNWGGEGPPRNRFYAFDKTTGEPVWSSTPGVGPPFLKDSSFSTPIFAYDPDGRRVFYAGIGSGALVCINAKTGDPLWRYQVAIGGVNSSPVLYGDKVIEIHGVQNIDSTETGRLFCVDPHAKASKTDAGAPTMGKDAQVWQASLSMFTSSPVIVGNRVYQLTDTGELACVDADNGKILWKKKLAPDQIHASPLWADGKLYVPMNNGTFYILRPSDEGVEVLSKTQLDGFCLGSPAVWNGKIYVFTTKHLYCFGAKDNKAHLPPAVAATPEPKAGPITQLQAMPSEVVLKPGGSQKFTVHALDAKGYSAGEVSKLSWEKFIPPTAKVKAEMDAMFNAKGELAATANAKESAGAYRATALELPGAPADATKKVQGTIRGRVLEGLPIKEDFESFDLTEDHPTDKVKFAYPPLDWIGARFKWDIREKDGSKVFAKTLDNLILQRATTFIGPSDLSDYTMQADLMTDGNRRVASDVGLINQRYMITLKGSHGIIEVTSNYERLMVTKPFDMKPGTWYTLKTRVDANKDGSGVVKAKAWPRGSDEPAEWTIEVPVEHAHTHGSPGLFGFALQNKFSVYVDNISITANK; this comes from the coding sequence ATGAAAAATCTCCTCTGGACCCTCGTGCTGGGCGCGGCCGCATTGAGCGGGTGCGCATCGCAATCCACTTCCACCCAATCGACCGCCGCCGCGCCGGCGAAGTCGGACGCCAAACCGACGGCGAGCGCGCCGACGAAAGCGCCGATGGCGAAGCGCGCCCCGGTCGTGGGGTGGCTCAACTGGCGGGGTCCGCAGCAGAACGGGACATCGCTGGAGACGAATCTGCCGGACAAGTGGGAGGTCGGGGACAAGACGACGTTGTGGACGCTGGACCTTTGCGGGCGCGGGACGCCGGTGGTGACGGGCGGTCGGGTTTACGCATGGGGCTACCGGGGCGAGCGGGAGAATTTGCAGGAAGTGCTCGCGTGTCTGGATGAGCAGACGGGCAGGACGATCTGGGAGAAGACGTTCACGGACTATCTGAGCGATGTGGTGTACGACCGGTACGCGATCGGCGCGCCGACGATCGACGCGGAGACGGGGAACATATATCTGCTGACGACGCCCGGCGACTTGATCTGTTTCACGCCGGACGGGAAGCAGATTTGGGAACGGGCGATGATGGAGGACTTCGGGCGGCTGACGTTCCCCAACGGTCGCACGGGCGCGCCGGCGATCGATGGGAATCTCGTCATTGTCAATACGATCTCGACGAACTGGGGCGGGGAAGGTCCGCCGCGGAATCGGTTTTATGCGTTTGACAAGACGACGGGCGAGCCGGTGTGGTCGAGCACGCCGGGCGTGGGTCCGCCGTTTTTGAAGGACAGCTCGTTCTCGACGCCGATCTTTGCGTATGACCCGGACGGCCGGCGTGTGTTTTACGCGGGGATCGGATCGGGGGCGCTGGTGTGCATCAATGCGAAGACGGGCGATCCGTTGTGGCGGTACCAGGTCGCCATCGGCGGGGTGAATTCGTCGCCGGTGCTGTATGGCGACAAGGTCATCGAGATCCACGGCGTGCAGAACATCGACTCGACGGAAACGGGGCGGCTGTTCTGCGTCGACCCGCACGCCAAGGCAAGCAAGACGGACGCGGGGGCGCCGACGATGGGCAAAGACGCGCAGGTGTGGCAGGCGAGCTTGAGCATGTTCACCAGCTCGCCGGTCATCGTGGGCAATCGGGTGTATCAGCTTACGGACACGGGCGAGCTGGCGTGCGTCGATGCGGACAATGGGAAGATTTTGTGGAAGAAAAAGCTGGCGCCGGATCAGATTCACGCTTCGCCCTTGTGGGCGGACGGGAAGCTGTACGTGCCGATGAACAACGGGACGTTTTACATTCTGCGTCCGAGCGATGAGGGCGTCGAGGTGCTGAGCAAGACGCAGCTTGATGGCTTCTGCCTCGGTTCGCCGGCGGTTTGGAACGGGAAGATTTACGTGTTCACGACGAAGCATCTGTACTGCTTTGGGGCCAAGGACAACAAGGCGCATCTGCCGCCGGCGGTGGCGGCGACGCCCGAGCCGAAGGCGGGTCCGATCACGCAGCTTCAGGCGATGCCGTCGGAGGTGGTGCTCAAGCCGGGCGGGTCGCAGAAGTTCACGGTGCACGCGCTGGACGCCAAGGGTTATTCGGCGGGCGAAGTGAGCAAGTTGTCATGGGAGAAGTTCATCCCGCCGACGGCGAAGGTCAAGGCGGAGATGGATGCGATGTTCAACGCCAAGGGCGAACTGGCAGCGACGGCGAACGCCAAGGAGTCGGCGGGTGCTTATCGCGCGACGGCGCTGGAGCTGCCGGGAGCGCCGGCGGACGCGACGAAGAAGGTGCAGGGCACGATCCGCGGGCGCGTGCTGGAAGGGCTGCCCATCAAGGAGGACTTTGAGAGCTTCGACCTGACGGAGGATCATCCGACGGACAAGGTCAAGTTCGCCTACCCGCCGCTGGATTGGATCGGGGCGCGGTTCAAGTGGGACATCCGCGAGAAGGACGGGTCCAAGGTCTTCGCCAAGACGCTCGACAATCTGATTCTTCAGCGGGCGACGACGTTCATCGGCCCCAGCGACCTGTCGGACTACACGATGCAGGCGGACCTGATGACCGACGGCAATCGGCGCGTCGCCAGCGATGTGGGGCTGATCAATCAGCGCTACATGATCACGCTCAAGGGCAGCCACGGCATCATCGAAGTGACGAGCAACTATGAGCGGCTGATGGTGACCAAGCCGTTCGATATGAAGCCAGGCACGTGGTACACGCTCAAGACGCGCGTGGATGCGAACAAGGACGGGAGCGGCGTGGTGAAGGCCAAGGCGTGGCCGCGCGGCTCCGATGAACCGGCGGAGTGGACCATCGAAGTGCCGGTCGAGCATGCCCATACGCACGGCTCGCCGGGGCTTTTCGGCTTCGCGCTGCAGAACAAGTTCAGCGTGTACGTGGACAATATTTCGATCACGGCGAACAAGTGA
- a CDS encoding MarR family transcriptional regulator translates to MPAASSHIDFNEPPIDDPSQRRLPPQLRRAWYSLNQAFRRRLAPLNLTPDQFTVLRWLHERASESLTQRRLADLMASDPNTVTSVLNRMESAGLIERKAHASDRRAKQVSLKPKGLAAYTQARKIAVDLQSQILSVIPMSQRARFLEQLE, encoded by the coding sequence ATGCCCGCAGCATCATCGCACATCGACTTCAACGAGCCGCCCATCGACGACCCCTCCCAGCGACGCCTCCCCCCGCAGCTCCGCCGGGCCTGGTACAGCTTGAATCAGGCCTTCCGACGCCGACTCGCCCCCCTGAACCTGACCCCCGACCAGTTCACCGTCCTCCGCTGGCTCCACGAACGCGCCTCAGAATCCCTCACCCAGCGCCGACTCGCCGACCTGATGGCCTCCGACCCCAACACCGTCACCAGCGTGCTCAACCGCATGGAGTCCGCCGGCCTCATCGAACGCAAAGCCCACGCCTCCGACCGACGCGCCAAACAAGTCTCCCTCAAACCCAAAGGCCTCGCCGCCTACACCCAGGCCCGCAAAATCGCCGTCGATCTTCAGTCCCAGATCCTCTCCGTCATCCCCATGTCCCAGCGCGCCCGCTTCCTCGAACAACTCGAATAA
- a CDS encoding DEAD/DEAH box helicase has protein sequence MSSVYKRQGERIKEMLLQAKGGEKEFEYTKFRERFGLAQRNNRELNKIRRYLAKECDVLVYPKVGGKRKRGTTFDWSQYRDTSTKIVCRLRGSGTTSPSSSSKTPTIQAASDVWITDYNHMQIEAAEGRNPSSLHDYQKQAVQKLSEKMISGFSGILVLPTGGGKTRTAVHWLLKDVVDNNGKVLWLAHRHELIEQAATAFCNAAYRGDNLPNRPAFNCRKVSGSHARPYDLQKNDDVVIASVFSLGRSHGLKWLREHWLDDKRPVCMVIDEAHHAPAKTYRTVIDAVKGASPNVRTLGLTATPWRTSPREQGLLKRMFPGDIVHSVDLRELINRKFLAKPCIEDVLTHAAMELSDKDVDKLIRRGGDISALGEQIAKNLGTNAARNKAIVDRYVQKRRDYGRTIIFAINVDNAIALQRLLRQRGVRADYVVADVRDATHRVRIDTERNRKVVSSFKKGELDVLVNVNILTEGFDDPSVKSVFLARPTMSSILMMQMVGRALRGPRVGGTETANIVSFIDNWSQRIHWTSPKQLIAIEEAQFAISSTDRRASVRKLVLIKLIEDYAVLLNSQVVVQDAFGDLPFFRRIPVGVFTVSMLDDSSSVTSESDDPGHPTDDLVDLADDVLVFQETLPAFERMLKEIEPESIPSVDTAHFDRYVTRTMDQYFSDVAGLRVAPRESELRVLLGNAAQRREWPQMQMMDGRDNFDPASLAKEICRLDLGPRALAAIIEERWNKEDHWKLLYPRYDDFYRQVNEMIMVEAKPPSVSPSFEPRVIHAKKQAEDCSMSELYDQDKATWRKIRNAVYEKHRVPRTREYKCALTGWQSARTTEFEIDHIHPRAAGGKTVADNLRLVRRRENARKGDRIEY, from the coding sequence ATGTCCAGTGTGTACAAACGGCAAGGTGAACGGATCAAAGAAATGTTACTTCAAGCGAAGGGGGGTGAGAAGGAGTTTGAGTACACTAAATTTCGAGAACGCTTCGGCTTGGCACAGCGGAACAACCGCGAACTGAATAAGATTCGAAGATATCTCGCAAAGGAATGCGACGTACTTGTCTATCCGAAGGTCGGCGGCAAGCGCAAAAGGGGGACGACCTTCGATTGGAGCCAGTATCGAGATACGAGCACCAAGATTGTCTGTCGGCTCCGCGGATCTGGAACCACGTCGCCTTCATCATCAAGCAAAACACCCACAATTCAAGCTGCGTCGGATGTCTGGATCACCGATTACAACCATATGCAAATTGAGGCGGCAGAAGGGAGAAACCCCTCCTCGCTGCATGACTACCAAAAGCAGGCGGTTCAGAAGCTGAGTGAGAAAATGATCTCGGGCTTTTCGGGTATCCTGGTTCTACCGACCGGGGGCGGAAAGACGCGAACCGCTGTGCATTGGCTCCTCAAGGACGTAGTCGACAACAATGGCAAGGTGCTCTGGCTCGCACATCGCCACGAATTGATTGAGCAAGCAGCAACTGCGTTCTGTAATGCAGCGTATCGGGGTGATAATCTCCCAAACCGACCCGCTTTCAATTGCAGGAAGGTCTCCGGCAGTCACGCGCGGCCGTATGATCTGCAAAAAAACGATGACGTGGTCATCGCTAGCGTTTTTAGTCTCGGCCGTTCACACGGGCTCAAATGGCTGCGCGAACACTGGCTCGATGACAAACGTCCCGTTTGCATGGTGATCGACGAGGCCCATCACGCGCCGGCAAAAACATACAGGACTGTGATCGACGCTGTGAAGGGAGCATCGCCAAACGTGCGCACTCTCGGCCTGACCGCAACGCCGTGGCGCACATCGCCGCGTGAACAGGGTCTCCTCAAGCGGATGTTCCCGGGAGACATCGTGCATAGCGTCGATCTTCGAGAACTGATCAACAGAAAATTCCTCGCCAAACCATGCATCGAAGACGTGCTGACCCACGCTGCCATGGAGCTGAGCGACAAGGATGTAGACAAGCTGATACGACGTGGTGGTGACATCAGCGCGCTCGGTGAGCAAATTGCCAAGAATCTTGGCACGAATGCCGCACGCAATAAGGCGATCGTGGACCGCTACGTCCAGAAACGTCGTGATTACGGTCGGACGATTATCTTTGCTATCAACGTGGACAACGCCATCGCACTGCAACGGCTGCTCAGGCAACGAGGCGTTAGAGCGGACTATGTGGTTGCGGATGTCCGCGACGCTACTCACCGGGTGCGTATTGATACGGAGAGGAATCGCAAAGTCGTCAGCAGCTTCAAGAAAGGTGAACTGGATGTTTTGGTCAACGTGAACATTTTGACCGAAGGTTTCGACGATCCGTCGGTCAAATCGGTTTTTCTGGCGCGTCCGACGATGTCTTCCATCCTGATGATGCAAATGGTGGGCCGTGCTCTGCGCGGGCCTCGCGTGGGTGGGACCGAGACGGCGAACATCGTCAGTTTTATCGACAACTGGTCGCAACGAATCCACTGGACAAGCCCGAAACAACTGATTGCCATCGAAGAAGCGCAATTCGCGATTTCGAGTACAGATCGTCGTGCCTCTGTCCGAAAGCTGGTGCTGATCAAGCTGATCGAAGACTACGCCGTACTATTGAACAGTCAGGTTGTCGTGCAGGACGCCTTTGGCGATCTACCGTTTTTCCGACGAATACCCGTCGGTGTGTTCACCGTGTCGATGTTGGACGATTCGTCCAGCGTGACGTCTGAATCGGATGATCCTGGCCATCCTACGGACGATCTTGTCGACCTAGCGGATGACGTCCTCGTTTTCCAGGAGACACTGCCGGCCTTCGAGCGGATGTTGAAAGAGATTGAGCCGGAATCCATTCCATCTGTGGACACCGCACACTTTGATCGATACGTCACGCGCACAATGGATCAATATTTTTCTGACGTCGCTGGGCTGCGCGTGGCGCCTCGTGAATCAGAACTCCGTGTACTCCTTGGGAATGCGGCGCAGCGGCGTGAATGGCCGCAGATGCAAATGATGGATGGGCGAGACAATTTTGACCCGGCCTCGCTTGCCAAAGAGATATGCCGCCTCGATTTAGGACCTCGCGCGTTAGCCGCGATCATCGAGGAAAGATGGAATAAGGAGGATCACTGGAAACTGCTATATCCGCGCTATGACGATTTCTATCGCCAAGTGAATGAGATGATCATGGTTGAAGCCAAGCCGCCTTCCGTCAGTCCGTCATTCGAACCGAGGGTTATTCATGCAAAGAAGCAGGCAGAAGATTGCTCGATGAGCGAGTTGTACGATCAGGACAAGGCAACTTGGCGCAAAATACGCAATGCGGTGTATGAGAAGCATCGCGTTCCCCGCACCCGCGAATATAAGTGCGCACTCACAGGGTGGCAAAGCGCACGCACGACCGAGTTCGAGATCGATCACATTCACCCCCGGGCCGCGGGTGGAAAAACCGTCGCGGACAATCTTCGACTCGTTCGACGGCGGGAAAACGCCCGGAAAGGCGATCGCATTGAATATTGA